One Methylocapsa sp. D3K7 DNA window includes the following coding sequences:
- the rplQ gene encoding 50S ribosomal protein L17, with product MYHGHAKRRFGRMHEHRKAMFANMCQALIKHEQIVTTLPKAKDLRPVVEKLVTLGKRGDLHARRLAIAQIKDVVLVRKLFDVLGPRYKDRHGGYTRVLKAGFRYGDNAPMAVIEFVDRDVDAKGKDSGPVVAAGEEAAA from the coding sequence ATGTATCACGGACACGCCAAGCGCCGCTTCGGCCGCATGCACGAACATCGCAAGGCGATGTTCGCCAATATGTGCCAAGCGCTGATCAAACATGAGCAGATCGTCACCACTCTGCCGAAGGCGAAGGATTTGCGCCCCGTCGTCGAGAAACTGGTCACACTGGGCAAACGCGGCGATCTGCACGCGCGGCGCCTCGCCATCGCGCAAATCAAGGATGTTGTGCTGGTCCGCAAACTTTTCGATGTCCTTGGCCCGCGTTATAAAGACCGCCACGGCGGCTACACGCGCGTCTTGAAGGCAGGATTTCGCTACGGCGACAATGCCCCTATGGCGGTGATCGAATTCGTTGACCGCGATGTCGATGCCAAGGGCAAAGATTCCGGGCCGGTTGTGGCCGCTGGCGAAGAAGCGGCGGCGTAA
- a CDS encoding SDR family oxidoreductase has protein sequence MLLGQKRILVTGGAGFLGTHLCRRLLNQGHEVLCVDNFATGSRRNIEELLDEPMFELLRHNVTFPLFVEVDEIYNLACPASPIHYQFDPVQTTKTSVSGAINMLGLAKRLKVRVLQASTSEVYGDPIVHPQTEDYWGNVNPIGSRSCYDEGKRCAETLFFDYHRQHKMSIKVARIFNTYGPNMRPDDGRVVSNFICQALLGEDITVFGRGEQTRSFCYVTDLIDGLDRLMNSAESITGPINIGNPNEFTIRELAEKVISVTGSTSKIVERPLPEDDPKQRQPNIELAEKLLGWRPTINLDEGLIRTVAYFEALLSEHGKSIAGGRPISAASA, from the coding sequence ATGCTATTGGGACAAAAGCGGATTTTGGTCACCGGCGGCGCCGGTTTTCTCGGCACCCATCTCTGCCGCCGGCTGCTCAATCAAGGACACGAAGTCCTCTGCGTTGACAATTTCGCGACCGGATCTCGCCGCAACATTGAGGAATTGCTCGATGAGCCCATGTTCGAGCTGCTGCGTCACAATGTGACCTTTCCGCTGTTTGTCGAAGTCGACGAAATCTACAATCTCGCTTGCCCCGCCTCGCCAATTCATTATCAATTCGACCCGGTTCAGACCACGAAGACGAGCGTCTCCGGCGCGATCAACATGCTTGGCCTCGCCAAGCGGCTAAAAGTCCGTGTCCTGCAGGCCTCGACATCGGAAGTTTACGGCGATCCGATCGTCCATCCGCAAACCGAGGACTATTGGGGCAATGTCAATCCGATTGGCAGCCGATCCTGCTATGACGAGGGCAAACGCTGTGCCGAGACCCTGTTCTTTGACTATCATCGCCAGCATAAGATGAGCATTAAAGTCGCGCGCATCTTCAATACCTACGGGCCAAACATGCGCCCGGATGATGGCCGCGTGGTCTCGAATTTCATTTGCCAAGCCTTGCTGGGCGAGGACATCACCGTATTTGGCCGCGGCGAACAGACACGCTCCTTCTGCTATGTCACGGATCTGATCGATGGCTTGGATCGTCTGATGAACTCAGCCGAAAGCATCACCGGGCCCATCAATATCGGGAACCCCAACGAATTCACGATCCGCGAACTGGCCGAAAAAGTGATCAGCGTGACTGGATCAACATCGAAAATTGTTGAGCGGCCTTTGCCAGAAGATGATCCAAAGCAAAGGCAACCCAATATCGAACTCGCCGAGAAACTGCTCGGTTGGCGTCCGACGATCAATTTGGACGAAGGCTTGATCCGCACTGTCGCCTATTTCGAGGCGCTCTTGAGCGAGCATGGCAAGTCGATCGCCGGCGGCAGGCCGATCTCCGCCGCCTCTGCCTGA
- a CDS encoding DegQ family serine endoprotease has product MYKPSRGTVRAVILGCVIAVFASAAHAERQVPQTQTDVFLSFSPVVKKAQPAVVNVYASRIDKRPRNAIFDDPVFRHFFGEGGDGRPGGPSSHSLGSGVLIDASGLVVTNYHVIEGMTEVKVALADKREFDAETVLRDQRTDLVVLRLKGNEKFPVMDLGDSDALEVGDIVLAIGNPFGVGQTVTQGIVSALARTQAGISDYGFFIQTDAAINPGNSGGALVDLHARLVGINSAIFSQTGSSIGIGFAIPVNMVKIVLAAAKGGGHQVRRPWLGASLQTVSREIAESLGLDRPMGALVTDLSAGGPAAEAGLRRGDLITAIDTQSVDDPEGLGYRLATKSLGGSTTFTYLRNGHSGSATVKLIPAPEIPARDPVKLIGRSPFAGATVINLSPAVTDELSIRGASEGVVISEIEEGSQAKLVNFQVGDVILAIDDKPVKTTRELEAAVGRYHTYWKLTIARGGETITTMIGG; this is encoded by the coding sequence ATGTATAAGCCCTCGCGTGGAACCGTCCGGGCAGTGATCCTTGGTTGTGTTATCGCGGTATTTGCGTCCGCCGCGCATGCCGAACGGCAGGTGCCGCAGACGCAAACAGATGTGTTTCTGTCCTTCTCTCCTGTCGTCAAGAAAGCCCAGCCTGCCGTCGTCAATGTCTATGCGTCGCGCATCGACAAGCGGCCGCGCAACGCCATTTTCGACGACCCTGTCTTCCGGCACTTCTTCGGCGAAGGCGGCGATGGACGGCCCGGCGGACCGTCCTCGCATTCGCTCGGCTCCGGCGTGCTTATCGATGCCTCGGGACTCGTCGTCACCAATTATCATGTCATCGAAGGCATGACCGAGGTGAAGGTTGCGCTCGCCGACAAGCGCGAATTCGACGCCGAGACCGTGCTGCGCGATCAGCGGACTGACCTCGTCGTGTTGCGTTTGAAAGGCAACGAGAAATTTCCCGTCATGGACTTGGGGGATTCGGACGCCCTCGAAGTCGGCGACATCGTTCTTGCGATCGGTAATCCCTTTGGCGTCGGACAGACGGTAACCCAAGGCATTGTCTCGGCGTTGGCACGCACCCAAGCCGGAATTTCTGACTACGGTTTTTTTATTCAAACCGATGCGGCAATCAATCCCGGCAATTCCGGCGGCGCTCTCGTCGATCTTCACGCGCGGCTGGTCGGCATCAATTCCGCGATCTTCTCGCAAACGGGAAGCTCGATTGGGATCGGGTTCGCTATCCCCGTCAACATGGTCAAAATCGTGTTGGCCGCCGCCAAAGGTGGGGGCCATCAAGTGCGCCGCCCGTGGCTTGGTGCGAGCCTGCAAACCGTTTCGCGGGAAATCGCCGAATCGCTTGGCCTCGACCGGCCCATGGGCGCCCTTGTCACCGATCTTTCGGCCGGCGGACCCGCGGCCGAGGCGGGCTTGCGGCGCGGCGATCTCATCACCGCCATCGATACTCAGAGTGTCGACGATCCCGAAGGTCTTGGCTATCGGCTGGCGACAAAATCTCTCGGCGGCTCCACCACGTTCACCTACCTTCGCAACGGCCATTCCGGCAGTGCTACAGTCAAGCTCATTCCGGCACCCGAAATCCCAGCCCGCGATCCGGTCAAGCTCATTGGACGCTCGCCTTTCGCCGGTGCGACCGTGATCAATTTGTCGCCAGCGGTCACGGACGAACTCTCCATTCGCGGCGCGAGCGAGGGCGTGGTCATCAGCGAGATCGAGGAAGGGTCGCAAGCCAAGCTGGTCAATTTCCAGGTCGGCGACGTGATTCTCGCCATCGATGACAAGCCCGTCAAAACGACGCGCGAGCTCGAAGCCGCTGTCGGCCGTTATCACACGTATTGGAAGCTGACGATCGCGCGCGGCGGCGAAACGATCACCACCATGATTGGCGGCTGA
- a CDS encoding replication-associated recombination protein A, which yields MTDLFAAANLEKDAPHPLADRLRPQNLADVAGQDHLLGPQGALSRLIASGSLGSLIFWGPPGTGKTTVARLLAKETKLAFVQISAIFSGVGELKKVFEDARGRRKAGQGTLLFVDEVHRFNRAQQDSFLPVMEDGTITLIGATTENPSFELNASLLSRARVMVFHSLDTAAIEKLLARAETCEARPLPIDPDARAALVRMADGDGRAALSLAEELWRAAKPDEVFDTAALASIVQRRAPIYDKAQEGHYNLISALHKSVRGSDPDAALYYLARMLDAGEDPLFIARRVVRMAIEDIGLADPQALAVAIAAKDSYDFLGSPEGELAIANAVIYVATAPKSNAAYAAFKGAARLAKDHGSLMPPKIILNAPTRLMKNEGYGANYAYDHDEPDGFSGQNYWPEELGRQRLYRPVDRGFERELRARLAYWDQLRKQRNKTD from the coding sequence ATGACTGATCTTTTCGCTGCCGCCAATCTTGAGAAGGATGCGCCGCATCCACTCGCCGACCGGCTGCGGCCGCAAAACCTCGCCGATGTCGCCGGGCAGGATCATCTTCTCGGACCGCAAGGCGCGTTAAGCCGGTTGATCGCCTCGGGCTCGCTCGGCAGTCTGATTTTTTGGGGACCGCCGGGCACTGGCAAGACGACAGTTGCGCGCCTGCTTGCAAAAGAGACGAAGCTCGCTTTCGTTCAGATTTCGGCGATTTTTTCCGGTGTCGGCGAACTTAAAAAAGTCTTTGAGGATGCGCGGGGCCGCCGCAAAGCGGGTCAAGGCACGTTGTTGTTCGTCGATGAGGTCCATCGATTCAACAGGGCCCAACAGGATAGTTTCCTGCCGGTGATGGAAGACGGCACCATCACCTTGATCGGTGCGACAACCGAAAATCCTAGCTTCGAACTCAACGCGTCGCTTTTGTCGCGTGCAAGAGTCATGGTCTTTCATTCACTCGATACGGCGGCGATCGAAAAACTCCTGGCCCGGGCGGAGACCTGCGAGGCGCGGCCTTTACCGATCGATCCCGATGCCCGCGCCGCCCTGGTGCGGATGGCCGACGGCGATGGCCGTGCCGCCTTGAGCCTCGCCGAGGAGCTGTGGCGGGCGGCCAAGCCGGACGAAGTCTTCGATACGGCGGCGCTCGCGTCGATTGTTCAGCGGCGAGCGCCGATTTACGATAAGGCCCAGGAGGGTCATTACAATCTTATCAGCGCACTGCACAAGTCGGTGCGCGGTTCGGACCCCGACGCGGCGCTGTATTATCTCGCGCGCATGCTAGATGCTGGCGAAGACCCTTTGTTCATCGCCCGCCGGGTGGTGCGCATGGCCATCGAGGATATCGGTCTTGCTGATCCTCAGGCGCTGGCCGTCGCGATCGCCGCCAAGGACAGTTATGATTTTCTGGGTTCACCCGAAGGCGAGCTGGCGATCGCCAATGCGGTGATCTATGTCGCGACGGCTCCGAAGTCGAACGCCGCCTATGCCGCTTTCAAGGGTGCCGCGCGGCTCGCCAAGGACCACGGCTCCTTGATGCCGCCAAAAATCATTCTTAACGCGCCAACGCGACTCATGAAGAACGAAGGATATGGTGCGAACTATGCCTATGATCATGACGAGCCCGACGGGTTCTCAGGGCAAAATTATTGGCCGGAAGAGCTTGGCCGCCAAAGGCTTTACCGGCCTGTCGACCGGGGTTTCGAGCGAGAGCTCCGGGCGCGTCTCGCCTATTGGGACCAGCTTCGGAAACAAAGAAATAAAACGGATTGA
- a CDS encoding DNA-directed RNA polymerase subunit alpha, which translates to MIQKNWQELIKPSKLEVIPGDDPKRMATIVAEPLERGFGLTLGNSLRRILLSSLQGAAIVSVQIDGVLHEFSSIPGVREDVTDIVLNIKDIAVKMQGEGPKRVVLKKQGPGKVTAGDIVTTGDISILNPELVICTLDEGAEIRMEFTVATGKGYSPADRNRAEDAPIGLIPVDSLYSPVKKVSYRIENTREGQILDYDKLTLQLETNGSLSPEDAIAFSARILQDQLNVFVNFEEPHRVEVTPSIPELAFNPALLKKVDELELSVRSANCLKNDNIVYIGDLIQKSEADMLRTPNFGRKSLNEIKEVLAQMGLHLGMDVSGWPPDNIDELAKRFEEHY; encoded by the coding sequence GTGATTCAAAAGAACTGGCAGGAGCTTATCAAGCCAAGCAAGCTCGAAGTGATTCCCGGCGACGATCCCAAACGCATGGCGACGATCGTCGCGGAGCCGCTCGAGCGGGGGTTTGGCCTCACCCTCGGCAATTCGCTGCGCCGAATTCTCTTGTCGTCGCTGCAAGGCGCGGCGATTGTTTCGGTCCAAATTGACGGTGTCTTGCATGAGTTCTCATCGATCCCGGGTGTGCGGGAGGACGTGACGGATATTGTGCTGAATATTAAGGACATCGCGGTCAAGATGCAGGGCGAGGGTCCCAAGCGCGTCGTTTTGAAGAAGCAGGGTCCGGGCAAGGTCACCGCCGGTGACATTGTCACCACCGGCGATATTTCGATCCTCAATCCCGAACTTGTGATCTGCACCCTCGACGAGGGAGCCGAGATCCGCATGGAATTCACCGTCGCGACGGGCAAGGGTTATTCTCCCGCCGACCGCAATCGGGCGGAAGACGCGCCGATTGGTCTCATCCCGGTCGACAGTCTCTATTCGCCGGTCAAGAAAGTCAGCTACCGGATCGAGAACACGCGGGAAGGTCAAATTCTCGACTATGACAAGCTGACCCTTCAGCTGGAAACCAATGGATCGCTGTCGCCGGAAGATGCGATAGCCTTCTCGGCCCGCATCCTTCAGGACCAACTCAACGTCTTCGTCAATTTCGAAGAGCCGCACCGCGTCGAGGTGACGCCGTCAATTCCCGAGCTGGCCTTCAATCCCGCGCTTCTCAAAAAGGTCGACGAACTCGAACTGTCGGTGCGTTCGGCGAACTGCCTGAAGAACGACAACATCGTCTACATCGGCGATCTCATTCAAAAGAGCGAGGCGGATATGCTTCGCACGCCGAATTTCGGGCGCAAATCGCTGAACGAGATCAAGGAAGTGCTGGCGCAAATGGGGCTGCATCTCGGCATGGACGTCTCGGGCTGGCCGCCGGACAATATCGACGAACTCGCCAAGCGGTTCGAGGAACATTATTGA
- a CDS encoding AAA family ATPase, translated as MRTIVFATQKGGSGKSILAACLAVAAQAAGERVFVFDLDPKKCLVRWGVKRNDRSLQVRAISSDALAAKLINVRARNASLVILDTPALDWPMSLAAINAADLAIVPVRPATFDIWASEVTGRKLKMMDKEFVFLLNQCPRAQDDPHLRECIAALEATGPVLSPAVRARNVFLSAGRTGKGVSEVEPKGEAAREMRALWLAVKRRLPPRKTQPS; from the coding sequence ATGCGAACTATCGTATTTGCTACCCAAAAAGGGGGCAGCGGCAAGAGCATTCTTGCCGCTTGTCTTGCAGTCGCCGCGCAAGCGGCGGGCGAGCGCGTTTTTGTGTTCGACCTCGATCCCAAGAAATGCCTTGTCCGCTGGGGAGTCAAACGGAACGACCGGTCTCTGCAGGTCCGGGCGATTTCGTCAGACGCGCTCGCGGCAAAGCTTATCAATGTGAGGGCGCGCAATGCGAGCCTTGTCATTCTCGATACCCCGGCTCTGGATTGGCCCATGTCCCTCGCCGCGATCAATGCCGCCGACCTTGCCATCGTTCCGGTGAGGCCGGCGACCTTCGATATTTGGGCGAGCGAAGTCACTGGGCGCAAACTAAAAATGATGGATAAGGAATTTGTTTTTCTTCTCAATCAGTGCCCGCGCGCTCAAGACGACCCGCATTTGCGGGAATGCATCGCCGCGCTTGAAGCGACGGGACCGGTTCTAAGTCCCGCCGTTCGCGCGCGAAACGTATTTCTTAGTGCGGGAAGGACGGGCAAGGGAGTGAGCGAAGTTGAACCCAAAGGTGAGGCGGCGCGGGAAATGCGCGCGCTTTGGCTCGCTGTCAAGCGGCGGCTGCCGCCAAGGAAGACCCAACCATCATAG
- the treS gene encoding maltose alpha-D-glucosyltransferase → MIDRNDLKWYRDAIIYQLHVKSFFDFNNDGIGDFAGLTEKLDYIKDLGATAIWVMPFYPSPLRDDGYDISYYRGINPAYGSLRDFKRFLREAHQRGLRVITELVINHTSDQHPWFKRARAAKPGSAARNFYVWSQSDKGYKDAPVIFLDTEKSNWTWDDQAKAFYWHRFYSHQPDLNFDNPRVLEAVLDVMAYWLDMGVDGLRLDAIPYLIEREGTSCENLSETHTVIKKIRAAVDARYPDRMLLAEANLWPEETAQYFGQGDECHMAFHFPLMPRIYMALAQEDRHPITDIMRQTPEIPDGAQWAIFLRNHDEMTLAMVTGSERDYLWSFYAADTRARINLGIRRRLAPLLENDRRKIELLNSLLFSLPGSPVVYYGDEIGMGDNIYLGDRDGVRTPMQWSLDRNAGFSRVDPAKLFLPAIQDPVYGLSAVNVEAQLASPSSLLTWMRRIIAVRRSHVSFGRGTLRFLHPSNRKVLAYLREWQNERILCVANVSRAPQAVELDLGEFKDAVPVELTAGSLFPAINSRSYLLTLPAYGFYWFRLEPADATKDRRDQTSTPGLFTLVATGKLETILEGRELTAFERTVAPRFLPSRRWFRHKETQAASVSVADFAVLRDGGQSRFVLPILVIKLADGRVETYFAPLAAEPESSMGPALAHAAARLRRGALTGLLYEAEACEGFVPAMVAALRRSETLPTSKGGRIVFSPTPRLGEELMIEANDVHRIGAGRRNSSLVLASQLMLKIRHLTEPGTDSEVEILRFLTEVAHFRNSPPLLGVIDYVDRDENHTVIAILQAFMRNQGDAWTWTLGALKRILESAALTPGREELSGEEDFAIYVPHMRRLGLRTAEMHKALAAASGDPNFAAEPLTFEDVRKAAETAKGLAGRAFENLTAIAASASSEDRPGIERLLGRRQECFALIGELIHEPVGAIKIRIHGDYRLDHLLVVKDDVIIVGFGEDAALTGKRARHSPLRDVAVMLRSLANAVAVAKNDLVRLIPDAALAAAKLREELILFSQIFIQAYMEAARGSPVWIEDESTRTRLLVLYLLAELLDEIETEAINRPERISTSIDGVNAILDRMAHAA, encoded by the coding sequence ATGATCGATCGCAATGACCTCAAATGGTATCGCGATGCGATCATCTACCAGCTGCATGTGAAATCCTTTTTCGATTTCAACAATGACGGCATCGGCGATTTCGCCGGCCTCACCGAAAAACTGGACTACATCAAGGATCTCGGAGCGACCGCGATTTGGGTCATGCCTTTCTATCCCTCGCCGCTGCGTGACGACGGCTACGATATTTCCTATTATCGCGGCATCAATCCGGCTTATGGCAGTCTGCGCGATTTCAAACGGTTTCTGCGCGAGGCGCATCAGCGCGGCCTCCGGGTGATCACCGAGCTTGTCATCAATCATACCTCCGATCAGCACCCGTGGTTCAAGCGCGCCCGTGCGGCAAAACCCGGCTCGGCGGCGCGCAATTTCTATGTCTGGTCGCAGAGCGATAAGGGCTATAAGGATGCGCCGGTTATTTTTCTCGATACCGAAAAATCGAATTGGACCTGGGACGATCAAGCCAAGGCTTTCTATTGGCACCGCTTCTATTCCCATCAGCCAGATTTGAACTTTGACAATCCCCGCGTCCTTGAAGCCGTCCTCGATGTCATGGCGTATTGGCTCGATATGGGCGTCGATGGGTTGCGGCTCGATGCCATTCCCTATCTCATCGAGAGGGAGGGCACGAGTTGCGAAAATCTGAGTGAGACCCACACGGTCATCAAGAAGATCAGGGCGGCGGTTGATGCCCGCTATCCGGACCGGATGCTGCTCGCCGAGGCGAATCTTTGGCCGGAGGAAACCGCACAATATTTCGGTCAGGGTGATGAATGCCATATGGCCTTTCATTTTCCTCTTATGCCCAGAATTTATATGGCGCTGGCGCAAGAGGACCGGCATCCGATTACCGACATCATGCGGCAGACGCCGGAAATTCCCGATGGTGCGCAATGGGCGATTTTTCTCCGCAATCACGACGAGATGACGCTCGCGATGGTGACCGGCTCGGAGCGCGACTATCTTTGGTCTTTCTACGCCGCCGATACCCGCGCGCGGATCAACCTTGGCATCCGCCGCCGTCTCGCCCCCTTGCTCGAAAACGACCGGCGCAAAATCGAGCTTTTAAATTCGCTCCTATTTTCCTTGCCCGGTTCGCCCGTTGTTTATTATGGTGACGAAATCGGCATGGGCGATAACATCTACCTCGGCGATAGGGATGGCGTACGCACGCCGATGCAATGGTCCCTAGACCGCAACGCTGGCTTCAGCCGCGTGGATCCGGCCAAGCTATTCCTGCCCGCCATCCAAGATCCCGTCTATGGCTTAAGCGCGGTCAATGTCGAAGCGCAGCTCGCCAGCCCGTCGAGCCTTTTGACCTGGATGAGGCGGATCATCGCGGTGCGGCGTTCGCATGTGTCCTTCGGGCGCGGCACCTTGCGTTTTCTGCATCCCTCGAACCGCAAAGTTCTGGCCTATCTCCGCGAATGGCAGAACGAACGGATTCTTTGTGTTGCCAATGTCTCGCGAGCACCGCAGGCGGTAGAGCTTGATCTCGGCGAGTTCAAAGATGCGGTTCCTGTGGAACTCACGGCCGGCAGTCTCTTCCCGGCCATCAATTCGCGCTCTTATCTTTTGACGTTGCCCGCCTATGGTTTTTACTGGTTTAGGCTTGAACCCGCCGACGCCACCAAGGATCGCCGCGATCAAACGAGCACGCCTGGGCTGTTCACGCTGGTTGCCACGGGCAAGCTCGAAACCATCCTTGAGGGCCGGGAACTCACCGCGTTCGAGCGCACCGTCGCGCCGCGTTTCTTACCGTCCCGGCGCTGGTTTCGGCATAAGGAAACCCAGGCCGCCAGTGTTTCCGTCGCCGATTTCGCCGTGCTGCGCGATGGTGGCCAGAGCCGTTTCGTTCTGCCGATCCTCGTCATCAAACTCGCCGATGGCCGCGTCGAGACCTATTTCGCGCCGCTCGCCGCGGAGCCGGAAAGTTCAATGGGACCGGCCCTTGCGCATGCCGCCGCGCGGCTGCGCCGCGGCGCCTTGACGGGTCTGCTTTACGAAGCGGAGGCGTGCGAAGGCTTCGTTCCGGCGATGGTTGCGGCGCTGCGGCGCAGCGAAACATTGCCAACAAGCAAAGGCGGCCGGATCGTTTTCTCGCCAACCCCGCGTCTTGGCGAGGAGCTCATGATCGAGGCCAACGACGTCCACCGCATCGGCGCCGGGCGACGCAATTCCTCGCTCGTCCTCGCCAGCCAATTGATGCTGAAAATTCGCCACCTGACCGAACCCGGTACGGATTCTGAAGTCGAGATCCTCCGCTTCCTGACCGAAGTCGCGCATTTCCGGAACTCTCCGCCGCTGCTCGGTGTCATCGATTACGTCGACCGTGATGAGAACCACACCGTTATCGCGATTTTGCAAGCCTTCATGCGCAATCAAGGCGACGCATGGACGTGGACCCTTGGCGCTTTGAAGCGCATTCTTGAGTCGGCGGCCCTGACACCGGGGCGCGAAGAGCTCAGCGGGGAAGAAGATTTCGCAATTTATGTGCCGCATATGCGGCGGCTTGGCTTGCGGACGGCGGAGATGCACAAGGCTCTGGCGGCGGCCTCCGGCGATCCGAACTTCGCGGCCGAGCCGCTGACCTTCGAAGATGTCCGGAAAGCAGCGGAAACCGCCAAGGGGCTTGCCGGGCGTGCGTTCGAAAACCTCACGGCAATAGCGGCAAGCGCGAGCTCCGAGGATCGTCCTGGAATCGAACGGCTATTGGGCCGGCGGCAGGAGTGCTTCGCTCTCATCGGCGAACTTATTCACGAGCCAGTGGGTGCCATCAAGATTCGCATCCACGGCGATTACCGTCTTGATCATCTCCTGGTCGTCAAGGACGATGTGATCATCGTTGGTTTTGGGGAAGATGCCGCGCTGACCGGCAAACGTGCCAGACATTCGCCCCTGCGTGACGTGGCCGTGATGCTGCGTTCTCTTGCCAATGCAGTGGCTGTCGCAAAAAACGATCTCGTGCGTCTTATCCCCGATGCAGCACTCGCCGCCGCCAAGCTGCGCGAGGAGCTTATTCTTTTTTCGCAAATCTTCATCCAGGCCTATATGGAGGCAGCGCGCGGCAGTCCTGTCTGGATCGAAGACGAAAGCACACGAACACGTCTTCTCGTCCTCTATTTGCTTGCCGAATTGCTCGATGAGATCGAGACTGAAGCCATAAATCGGCCGGAGCGGATCAGTACGTCCATCGACGGTGTCAACGCGATCCTGGACCGAATGGCGCATGCGGCGTGA
- a CDS encoding glycosyltransferase family 61 protein — MGSFSAIAHAATQTVKANPVLYVPVKRFIFPLIQAVRHLSVRFAAFALAQQPLTKFLLTPVRMDSIANLEVTGELASESITLRTIFPDEALFDRLPTRLGGEHHWNLREYRSAAGQTATISHGRFWLPGLAVTSRNRTYLNDALFKISVHAPQNAIWGMPFTRAMSLPGVSGLIAGNRPETYFHWMLEVAPKFLLLEADGGWGRYDRLIVPPLTKTFQHEVLDRFGVPKSLLDERVTGQLVEAEELVVPVLPAPHNRVPAWLPREMAARLRKEGSSPPSALIYISRRDSPARQVENEDEVIACLEPYGFQIVTLSGMSVAAQAALFGSARVVAGPHGAGFANLLFCNPGTAVLEFFSPLYVNFCYWTLARGAGLSYFYILGEGPKIPDSIEPSFGSVPIRVPLPALRRALDRLVGKR, encoded by the coding sequence ATGGGTTCCTTTTCCGCCATAGCTCACGCCGCGACACAGACCGTCAAGGCCAATCCCGTCCTTTATGTGCCGGTCAAACGCTTCATATTTCCATTGATCCAGGCCGTCCGCCACCTGTCGGTCCGATTCGCCGCCTTCGCACTCGCGCAACAACCGCTGACAAAATTCCTTCTAACTCCCGTGAGAATGGATTCGATTGCCAATCTCGAGGTGACGGGAGAACTTGCCAGCGAGTCGATCACACTGCGCACGATCTTTCCGGATGAAGCTTTGTTCGATCGTCTGCCGACCCGGCTTGGCGGCGAACATCATTGGAACTTGCGGGAATACCGCTCGGCGGCGGGGCAAACCGCGACGATCTCGCACGGGCGTTTCTGGCTTCCGGGGCTTGCGGTCACATCCAGAAATCGAACTTATCTGAACGATGCACTGTTCAAGATTTCGGTGCATGCGCCGCAAAATGCGATATGGGGGATGCCATTCACCCGCGCTATGAGCTTGCCTGGGGTGAGCGGCCTCATTGCGGGCAACCGTCCGGAAACATATTTCCATTGGATGCTCGAGGTCGCGCCGAAGTTTCTCCTTCTGGAGGCCGATGGCGGCTGGGGCCGCTACGACCGCCTGATCGTCCCGCCGTTGACCAAGACCTTTCAGCATGAAGTCCTTGATCGTTTTGGCGTCCCGAAATCCCTTCTTGACGAACGCGTCACGGGACAATTGGTTGAAGCGGAAGAACTCGTTGTTCCGGTGCTTCCCGCGCCTCATAACCGGGTGCCGGCGTGGCTGCCGCGCGAGATGGCCGCCCGGCTGCGCAAGGAAGGCTCTTCGCCACCAAGCGCGCTTATCTACATCTCAAGGCGGGATTCACCGGCGAGACAAGTCGAGAATGAAGATGAAGTGATCGCGTGTCTTGAGCCGTACGGGTTCCAAATTGTCACCTTGAGCGGCATGTCGGTGGCGGCGCAAGCCGCGTTGTTCGGCTCGGCGCGGGTGGTGGCGGGTCCGCATGGGGCGGGATTTGCCAATCTTCTTTTTTGCAACCCGGGCACCGCAGTTCTTGAGTTTTTCTCGCCGCTCTATGTCAATTTCTGCTACTGGACCTTGGCTCGCGGCGCTGGTCTTTCATATTTCTACATTCTCGGCGAGGGACCAAAAATTCCCGACTCAATCGAGCCAAGCTTTGGAAGTGTGCCAATTCGCGTTCCTCTTCCGGCCTTGAGGCGGGCACTTGATAGATTGGTCGGCAAGCGATGA
- the rpsT gene encoding 30S ribosomal protein S20 codes for MANTASAKKAVRKIEHRTAINRSRRSQMRTYVRKVEEAIAAGDQGAASAALRVAEPLVMRAAQKGIVHANTASRKVSRLSKRINALSK; via the coding sequence ATGGCGAACACTGCTTCGGCCAAAAAGGCCGTCCGTAAAATTGAGCATCGCACCGCGATCAACCGTTCGCGACGCAGCCAAATGCGAACTTATGTCCGCAAGGTTGAAGAAGCGATCGCGGCGGGAGATCAAGGAGCGGCTTCCGCTGCATTGCGCGTTGCGGAGCCTTTGGTGATGCGCGCCGCACAAAAAGGAATCGTGCATGCGAACACGGCGTCTCGCAAGGTTTCGCGGTTAAGCAAGCGGATCAACGCATTGAGCAAATGA